The following coding sequences are from one Prochlorococcus sp. MIT 1314 window:
- the fusA gene encoding elongation factor G, giving the protein MARDFPLERVRNIGIAAHIDAGKTTTTERILFYSGVVHKIGEVHDGAAVTDWMAQERERGITITAAAISTSWQDHRINIIDTPGHVDFTIEVERSMRVLDGVIAVFCAVGGVQPQSETVWRQADRYSVPRMVFVNKMDRTGADFLKVNKQIKDRLKANALPIQLPIGAEGDLTGIIDLVANKAYLYKNDLGTDIEEGPIPPEMKEKADEWRYKLMESVAENDEELIEIFLDTGELSEEQLKKGIREGVLKHGLVPVLCGSAFKNKGVQLVLDAVVDYLPAPVDVKPIQGVLPSGKEDVRPSDDNAPFSALAFKVMSDPYGKLTFVRMYSGVLSKGSYVMNSTKDAKERISRLVILKADEREEVDELRAGDLGAVLGLKNTTTGDTLCNTEDPIVLETLFIPEPVISVAVEPKTKGDMEKLSKALTALSEEDPTFRVSTDPETNQTVIAGMGELHLEILVDRMLREFKVEANIGAPQVSYRETIRSSSTGEGKYARQTGGKGQYGHVIIEMEPAEVGKGFEFVNKIVGGAVPKEYIGPASNGMKETCESGVLAGYPLIDVKVTLVDGSFHDVDSSEMAFKIAGSMAFKDGVKKCNPVLLEPMMKVEVESPDDFLGSVIGDLSSRRGQVEGQSVDDGLSKVQAKVPLAEMFGYATQLRSMTQGRGIFSMEFANYEEVPRNVAEAIISKNQGNS; this is encoded by the coding sequence TTGGCACGCGACTTTCCCCTAGAACGAGTAAGGAATATAGGTATAGCCGCTCATATTGACGCAGGTAAGACTACTACAACTGAAAGAATTTTGTTTTATTCAGGTGTAGTTCACAAGATAGGAGAGGTTCATGATGGTGCTGCGGTAACAGATTGGATGGCTCAAGAAAGAGAAAGAGGAATAACTATTACTGCCGCTGCAATATCTACTAGCTGGCAAGATCACAGAATTAATATTATTGATACTCCTGGACACGTTGACTTTACTATTGAAGTTGAAAGATCAATGCGCGTCTTGGATGGAGTTATTGCTGTATTTTGCGCAGTTGGTGGAGTTCAGCCTCAATCTGAAACAGTTTGGCGTCAAGCAGATAGATATTCTGTACCAAGAATGGTTTTTGTTAACAAAATGGACAGAACTGGTGCAGATTTTTTAAAAGTTAATAAACAAATTAAAGATCGACTAAAGGCAAATGCACTCCCCATTCAGTTACCTATTGGAGCTGAAGGTGATCTCACAGGCATTATTGATTTAGTTGCTAACAAAGCATATCTTTACAAAAATGATTTAGGTACTGATATTGAAGAAGGACCAATTCCACCTGAAATGAAGGAGAAAGCGGATGAGTGGAGATACAAGTTAATGGAAAGTGTTGCAGAAAATGATGAAGAGTTAATAGAAATATTCCTTGATACAGGAGAATTATCTGAGGAACAACTCAAGAAAGGAATAAGGGAAGGGGTTTTAAAACATGGATTAGTTCCGGTATTGTGTGGGTCAGCCTTTAAGAATAAAGGCGTACAACTCGTTTTGGATGCAGTAGTTGATTATTTGCCAGCCCCAGTCGATGTTAAACCAATACAAGGTGTTTTACCAAGCGGTAAGGAAGATGTTAGACCTTCGGATGATAATGCTCCTTTCAGTGCATTAGCCTTTAAAGTGATGTCTGACCCCTACGGGAAATTAACTTTTGTAAGAATGTATTCAGGTGTTCTTTCAAAGGGTAGTTATGTCATGAATTCTACTAAAGATGCTAAAGAGAGAATTTCTAGATTAGTAATTCTAAAAGCCGACGAAAGAGAAGAGGTTGATGAATTGAGAGCTGGAGATTTAGGTGCTGTATTGGGTCTTAAGAACACAACAACTGGTGACACTTTATGCAATACAGAAGATCCTATAGTTTTGGAGACTTTGTTTATCCCAGAACCAGTTATCTCGGTAGCCGTTGAGCCAAAAACTAAAGGGGATATGGAAAAATTATCAAAAGCTTTAACGGCCTTGTCTGAAGAGGATCCAACCTTCAGGGTAAGTACTGATCCAGAGACAAATCAAACTGTAATTGCTGGTATGGGTGAATTGCACCTAGAGATTCTTGTTGACAGAATGTTGAGGGAATTTAAGGTTGAAGCTAATATTGGAGCCCCTCAGGTTTCTTATAGAGAGACTATTAGGTCTAGTTCTACTGGTGAAGGTAAATATGCAAGGCAAACTGGAGGAAAAGGTCAATATGGTCATGTAATAATTGAAATGGAACCCGCTGAAGTTGGTAAAGGTTTTGAATTCGTCAATAAAATTGTTGGTGGAGCTGTACCGAAAGAGTATATAGGTCCTGCATCTAACGGCATGAAAGAAACATGCGAATCTGGTGTTCTTGCCGGTTATCCACTCATTGATGTAAAAGTAACACTAGTCGATGGTTCATTCCACGATGTAGACTCATCTGAAATGGCCTTCAAAATTGCAGGTTCTATGGCTTTTAAAGATGGGGTTAAAAAATGTAATCCTGTCCTTTTAGAGCCTATGATGAAAGTTGAGGTCGAAAGTCCCGACGACTTTCTTGGATCTGTAATTGGTGATCTCTCTTCTAGAAGAGGTCAAGTAGAAGGACAATCTGTTGATGATGGATTGTCTAAGGTACAGGCCAAAGTGCCCTTAGCCGAAATGTTCGGTTATGCCACTCAACTCCGATCAATGACTCAAGGTCGGGGTATATTTTCAATGGAGTTCGCAAATTATGAGGAAGTTCCTCGTAATGTTGCTGAAGCTATCATTTCCAAGAATCAGGGCAACTCCTGA
- the rpsG gene encoding 30S ribosomal protein S7, translating into MSRRNAAVKRPVLPDPQFNSRLASMMISRLMKHGKKSTAQRILSDAFSLISERTGGNAVELFETAVKNATPLVEVRARRVGGATYQVPMEVRQERGTAMALRWLVTFSRARNGKSMSQKLAGELMDAANETGSAVKKREDTHKMAEANKAFAHYRY; encoded by the coding sequence ATGTCACGTCGTAATGCAGCGGTAAAAAGACCAGTTCTTCCAGATCCTCAATTTAATAGTCGTCTAGCTTCAATGATGATTTCTCGATTGATGAAACATGGAAAAAAATCTACAGCTCAAAGAATATTGTCTGATGCTTTTTCTTTAATAAGCGAGAGAACTGGTGGGAATGCGGTCGAATTATTTGAAACAGCGGTGAAAAATGCTACTCCTCTTGTTGAGGTAAGGGCTAGACGAGTTGGCGGCGCTACTTATCAAGTGCCTATGGAAGTACGCCAAGAAAGAGGAACAGCCATGGCATTAAGATGGCTTGTTACATTCTCTCGTGCAAGAAATGGTAAAAGTATGTCCCAAAAACTTGCTGGTGAGTTGATGGATGCAGCAAATGAAACTGGTAGTGCAGTTAAAAAAAGAGAAGACACTCATAAAATGGCTGAAGCAAATAAAGCTTTTGCACATTACAGATATTAA
- the rpsL gene encoding 30S ribosomal protein S12: MPTISQLIGSERKRLTKKTKSPALKACPERRGVCTRVYTSTPKKPNSALRKVARVRLTSGFEVTAYIPGIGHNLQEHSVVLLRGGRVKDLPGVRYHIIRGTLDTAGVKDRRQSRSKYGAKAPKD; this comes from the coding sequence ATGCCCACCATCTCACAATTAATAGGTTCAGAAAGAAAACGTCTGACTAAGAAAACAAAATCGCCTGCACTCAAAGCTTGTCCTGAGAGAAGAGGCGTATGTACAAGAGTTTATACATCAACACCTAAAAAACCAAATTCAGCTTTAAGAAAAGTTGCTAGGGTAAGATTAACTTCTGGTTTCGAAGTAACAGCTTATATCCCAGGAATTGGACATAATTTGCAAGAACACTCTGTGGTATTACTAAGGGGTGGAAGAGTTAAGGATTTACCAGGAGTTAGATATCATATAATAAGAGGAACTTTAGATACGGCTGGAGTCAAAGATAGACGTCAATCCAGATCTAAGTATGGAGCAAAAGCTCCCAAAGATTAA